One genomic window of Actinoplanes lobatus includes the following:
- a CDS encoding urease subunit gamma, whose amino-acid sequence MFLSQHEQERLLIHVAADVARRRRERGLRLNYPEATAVITAFLLEGARDGRTVAELMDSGRRVLTRDDVLDGVPEMLAEVQVEATFPDGTKLVTVHGPIS is encoded by the coding sequence TTGTTCCTCAGCCAGCACGAGCAGGAACGCCTGCTCATCCACGTCGCGGCCGATGTCGCCCGGCGCCGCCGCGAGCGGGGCCTGCGGCTCAACTATCCGGAGGCCACGGCCGTCATCACCGCGTTCCTGCTGGAAGGCGCCCGGGACGGGCGGACCGTCGCCGAGCTGATGGACTCCGGGCGCCGTGTGCTCACCCGCGACGACGTCCTCGACGGGGTGCCCGAGATGCTGGCCGAGGTGCAGGTGGAGGCCACCTTCCCGGACGGCACCAAGCTCGTCACCGTGCACGGGCCGATCTCGTGA
- a CDS encoding urease subunit beta, with the protein MIPGEILYGDGDIEINAGRPTVALTVRNTGDRPVQVGSHYHFAESNAALEFDRTAAWGHRLAIPAGTSVRFEPGIPRDVTLVALAGERVVPGLRGLAGGPLDRPPAAPETDPTDIEPAGSLDEDEGDGEHNGSPR; encoded by the coding sequence GTGATCCCCGGCGAGATCCTGTACGGCGACGGCGACATCGAGATCAACGCCGGCCGTCCCACGGTGGCCCTGACCGTCCGCAACACCGGCGACCGGCCCGTCCAGGTCGGCTCGCACTACCACTTCGCCGAGTCCAACGCGGCCCTGGAGTTCGACCGCACCGCCGCCTGGGGACACCGGCTGGCCATCCCGGCCGGCACCTCGGTCCGGTTCGAACCCGGCATCCCCCGCGACGTGACCCTGGTGGCGCTGGCCGGCGAACGGGTGGTGCCCGGCCTGCGCGGCCTCGCCGGCGGACCGCTCGACCGGCCGCCGGCCGCTCCCGAGACCGACCCCACCGACATCGAGCCGGCCGGCTCCCTCGACGAGGACGAAGGCGACGGCGAACACAACGGGAGCCCGCGGTGA
- a CDS encoding acyltransferase family protein — translation MRAIAVTLVVLSHAGLSGLAGGYVGVDVFFVISGFLITTLLLKELTRTGRVSLATFYARRATRLLPASTVVLLVTVTASWLWMPATRFKSIAADAIYATFYGINWRLANEGVQYLNADAEPSPLQHFWSLAVEEQFYLVWPLLLLIFALLWGKRRTPVIVTLVPVVAASLTVSITQTASSAPWAYFGAHTRAWELAVGALVAVGAARLAGLPRALAAALTWAGLAAVLVAAFRYDEATPFPGSAAALPVLGAAAIIAGGCAAPRGGAVTLLGTWPFQQIGKYSYSWYLWHWPVLMIVPHMLDVEPNVPLNLGLAAGSLVLAIGSYHLVENPARNQSWVKARSRRGLAVGLALSSLAALVAQAGAMKPPQLAKGDPAIDTTQVVAAAADPESELRRIIEASVGTGKLPANTTPRVQNARKDKPSYYSTNCHLEYLETVVPGPCVFGDPAGKRTVYLLGDSHAAHWFPAVDAIAKERGWKLMVRTKSACHAATVRTFSTALKRAYTECPVWREQVLAEIKQARPYLVVISSSGNDGNPLLDESGHKVTSGADQRWADGWAATFRTIKAPKTRLVQIRDTPWPGHNVPECLAEHSRKISRCVAPAGDAVQIPARQQLVDRTAKANGVQVIDPTAWFCTAGDCPTVVGNLLVWRDDDHITTRYSAMLAPLLGARLPK, via the coding sequence ATGCGAGCGATCGCGGTCACCCTGGTCGTCCTGTCGCACGCGGGGCTCTCCGGCCTGGCCGGGGGCTACGTCGGCGTCGACGTGTTCTTCGTGATCTCCGGCTTCCTGATCACCACGCTGCTGCTCAAGGAGCTGACCCGGACCGGCCGGGTCTCGCTGGCCACCTTCTACGCCCGGCGCGCCACCCGGCTGCTGCCCGCCTCCACAGTGGTCCTGCTCGTCACCGTGACGGCGAGCTGGCTGTGGATGCCGGCCACCCGGTTCAAGTCGATCGCCGCCGACGCGATCTACGCGACCTTCTACGGGATCAACTGGCGGCTCGCGAACGAGGGCGTGCAGTACCTCAACGCCGACGCCGAGCCCTCCCCGCTCCAGCACTTCTGGTCGCTGGCGGTCGAGGAGCAGTTCTACCTGGTCTGGCCGCTGCTCCTGCTGATCTTCGCGCTGCTGTGGGGCAAACGCCGTACCCCGGTGATCGTCACCCTCGTCCCGGTGGTCGCCGCCTCACTCACGGTGAGCATCACGCAGACCGCGTCGTCCGCCCCCTGGGCCTACTTCGGAGCGCACACCCGCGCCTGGGAGCTGGCCGTGGGCGCGCTGGTCGCGGTCGGCGCGGCCCGGCTCGCCGGACTCCCCCGCGCCCTGGCCGCCGCCCTGACCTGGGCCGGACTGGCCGCCGTGCTGGTGGCGGCATTCCGCTACGACGAGGCCACCCCGTTCCCCGGTTCGGCCGCCGCCCTGCCGGTGCTGGGCGCCGCGGCGATCATCGCCGGCGGCTGCGCGGCACCCCGCGGCGGCGCCGTGACCCTGCTCGGCACCTGGCCGTTCCAGCAGATCGGCAAGTACTCCTACAGCTGGTACCTGTGGCACTGGCCGGTCCTCATGATCGTCCCGCACATGCTGGACGTGGAACCGAACGTACCGCTCAACCTCGGGCTGGCGGCCGGGTCCCTGGTGCTCGCGATCGGCTCCTACCACCTGGTGGAGAACCCGGCCCGGAACCAGTCCTGGGTGAAGGCCCGGTCCCGTCGCGGCCTCGCCGTCGGCCTGGCCCTGTCCTCGCTGGCCGCCCTGGTCGCCCAGGCCGGCGCCATGAAGCCGCCGCAGCTGGCCAAGGGCGACCCGGCGATCGACACCACCCAGGTCGTGGCGGCCGCCGCCGACCCGGAGAGCGAGCTGCGCCGGATCATCGAGGCGTCGGTGGGCACCGGGAAGCTGCCGGCCAACACCACCCCGCGGGTGCAGAACGCGCGCAAGGACAAGCCGTCGTACTACAGCACCAACTGTCACCTGGAATACCTGGAGACCGTGGTGCCGGGGCCCTGCGTGTTCGGCGACCCGGCCGGCAAGCGGACCGTCTACCTGCTCGGCGACTCGCACGCCGCGCACTGGTTCCCGGCCGTCGACGCGATCGCGAAGGAGCGCGGCTGGAAGCTGATGGTCCGCACCAAGAGCGCCTGCCACGCCGCCACGGTCCGCACCTTCAGCACCGCCCTCAAGCGCGCCTACACCGAATGCCCGGTCTGGCGCGAGCAGGTGCTCGCCGAGATCAAGCAGGCCCGGCCGTACCTCGTGGTGATCTCGTCGAGCGGCAACGACGGCAACCCGCTGCTGGACGAGAGCGGCCACAAGGTGACGTCCGGCGCCGACCAGCGCTGGGCGGACGGGTGGGCGGCCACCTTCCGTACGATCAAGGCGCCGAAGACGAGGCTGGTGCAGATCCGGGACACCCCGTGGCCCGGCCACAACGTGCCGGAATGCCTCGCCGAGCACTCCCGCAAGATCTCCCGGTGCGTCGCCCCGGCCGGCGACGCGGTCCAGATCCCCGCCCGGCAGCAGCTGGTCGACCGGACCGCGAAGGCCAACGGCGTCCAGGTGATCGACCCGACCGCCTGGTTCTGCACCGCCGGGGACTGCCCCACCGTGGTCGGCAACCTCCTGGTGTGGCGCGACGACGACCACATCACCACCCGGTACTCCGCCATGCTGGCCCCGCTGCTCGGAGCACGCCTGCCGAAGTAG
- a CDS encoding TetR/AcrR family transcriptional regulator, which produces MAGNGKQSDQRLTKDGILLSALRIIDAEGVAALSMRRLAADLGVNPMSLYHHVDNKAALLDGVTRLVTDGARHISVAEGTWQEQLRRLAYEFRSLSLAHRNLIRHAFASDDFIQSDGPMWRSLCAVLRTAGLLESEVERTGAVLAVLVGGLLHTEVNGTMGRLIGVGEADDAGFALAVDLLIDGVAARV; this is translated from the coding sequence ATGGCTGGAAACGGAAAGCAGAGTGATCAACGTCTAACGAAGGACGGGATCCTCCTGAGCGCGCTCAGAATCATCGACGCCGAGGGCGTGGCGGCGCTGAGCATGCGCCGTCTGGCCGCCGACCTGGGCGTCAATCCGATGTCGCTCTACCACCATGTGGACAACAAGGCCGCCCTCCTGGACGGCGTGACCCGCCTGGTGACCGATGGGGCCCGGCACATCTCGGTGGCCGAGGGTACCTGGCAGGAGCAGTTGCGCCGTCTGGCGTACGAATTCCGGTCGCTCAGCCTGGCCCACCGCAACCTGATCCGGCACGCCTTCGCCTCCGACGACTTCATCCAGAGCGACGGCCCGATGTGGCGCTCCCTCTGCGCCGTCCTGCGCACCGCGGGACTCCTGGAGAGTGAGGTCGAGCGGACCGGCGCGGTGCTCGCGGTGCTCGTCGGCGGGCTCCTGCACACCGAGGTCAACGGCACCATGGGCCGGCTCATCGGGGTCGGCGAGGCGGACGACGCCGGGTTCGCCCTGGCCGTGGATCTGCTGATCGACGGGGTCGCCGCGCGCGTGTGA
- a CDS encoding bifunctional cytochrome P450/NADPH--P450 reductase, whose product MTAPIPTPRGLPIVGNGLQVPVEGTHRFFADLAAQHPGGLFKLNLAGRHVVFVYDPDLVAEVCDESRFYKPIDPPLAHVRDFAGDGLFTAREGEEVWGQAHRILLPAFSQRSMKAYFPQMLEIAENLMAAWAGRAEVDVTDDMTRLALDTITLAGFGQRFRSFEQPELHPFLQAMGSALTEAMNRTRQLPMVTGLKKKADALYKSDISVMQETVDEVIRVRRASGEKLNDLLGLMLEASDPVTGGRLSDENIRNQVLTFLIAGHETTSGTLSFALHHLMRNPHVLAQAYAEVDRILPGDTVPTYELIMKLDVIPRILDETLRLHSPITAIGLAAREATTLGGRYAIEANQKIAVVLKPLHTNPAAWTDPETFDIDRWLPEQKASHHPHAYKPFGNGERACIGRQFALTEARLALAMILQRFALSDPQGHELTIKQTLTIKPEDFRLRLRLRHEHERIATSAPSAAAVTDEVEVQASGVRMSVAYGSNLGTSEDLAQQVADRARRSGFEVTVQTLDELAADLPAEGLLTVVTSSYNGKAPDNAQAFDDLDIPAGALDGVRFAVLGNGNTQWATYQAYPKRVFEKLAAAGAEPVVERGETDASGDFDGMATTWLEGLWAALAAAYGTATAATTGPRYSVEVLGEDQIRPAVVSGQAHPVMIMSVEELVGDPTGLWDFTREAPRPGVKAITVQLPEGVEYTAGDHLAVYAKNDPELVDWALHTLRVSRDLVIRLGQDGERPSGLPIGIPVTAGLLLTDFVELQEPATRGQIGVLTEHTQCPWTTRQLAAWTADTPEARQAYADEILAKRVSLLSLLERFPAVELPFGVFLELVGTIRPRFYSISSSPAVDPSLVTITVGLVDGPSRTGNGRYRGMCSQYLARLSPGDVFYGHVRVPAPPFRLPADPATPMILIGPGTGFAPLRGFLQERALLADRGPAKLFYGCRHPEHDWLYRPEMEQWAADGVADLHLAFSAVPDHPHRFVQEALAEQGDAVWELLERGAHIYLCGDGARMAPAVRDELYAIYRRHTGATAEQAESWLSSLEAEGRYQQDVFA is encoded by the coding sequence GTGACCGCCCCGATTCCCACCCCGCGCGGACTGCCGATCGTCGGCAATGGACTGCAGGTTCCGGTGGAGGGCACACACCGGTTCTTCGCCGACCTGGCCGCACAGCACCCCGGCGGGCTCTTCAAGCTCAACCTGGCCGGCCGGCACGTCGTCTTCGTCTACGACCCCGACCTGGTCGCCGAGGTCTGTGACGAGAGCCGCTTCTACAAGCCGATCGACCCGCCGCTCGCGCACGTCCGTGACTTCGCGGGTGACGGCCTGTTCACCGCGCGTGAGGGCGAGGAGGTGTGGGGCCAGGCGCACCGCATCCTGCTGCCCGCGTTCAGTCAGCGGTCCATGAAGGCGTACTTCCCGCAGATGCTGGAGATCGCCGAGAACCTGATGGCCGCGTGGGCCGGCCGCGCCGAGGTCGACGTCACCGACGACATGACCCGGCTCGCCCTCGACACCATCACGCTCGCCGGGTTCGGGCAGCGGTTCCGCTCCTTCGAGCAGCCGGAGCTGCACCCGTTCCTGCAGGCCATGGGCAGCGCGCTGACCGAGGCGATGAACCGGACCCGCCAGCTCCCGATGGTCACCGGCCTGAAGAAGAAGGCCGATGCTCTGTACAAATCAGACATCTCCGTCATGCAGGAGACCGTCGACGAGGTGATCCGGGTCCGCCGGGCCTCCGGGGAGAAGCTGAACGACCTGCTCGGCCTGATGCTCGAGGCGTCCGACCCGGTCACCGGCGGGCGGCTGTCCGACGAGAACATCCGCAACCAGGTGCTCACCTTCCTTATCGCCGGGCACGAGACCACCAGCGGCACCCTCTCCTTCGCGCTGCACCACCTGATGCGCAACCCGCATGTGCTGGCCCAGGCCTACGCCGAGGTCGACCGGATCCTGCCCGGCGACACCGTGCCCACCTACGAGCTGATCATGAAGCTCGACGTGATCCCGCGGATCCTCGACGAGACGCTGCGCCTGCACTCGCCGATCACCGCGATCGGCCTCGCGGCCCGGGAGGCGACCACGCTGGGCGGGCGCTACGCCATCGAGGCGAACCAGAAGATCGCGGTGGTGCTCAAGCCGCTGCACACCAACCCGGCGGCCTGGACCGACCCGGAGACCTTCGACATCGACCGGTGGCTGCCGGAGCAGAAGGCGTCGCACCACCCGCACGCGTACAAGCCGTTCGGCAACGGCGAGCGGGCCTGCATCGGCCGCCAGTTCGCCCTCACCGAGGCCCGGCTCGCGCTCGCCATGATCCTGCAGCGGTTCGCGCTCTCCGACCCGCAGGGCCACGAGCTGACCATCAAGCAGACCCTCACCATCAAGCCCGAGGACTTCCGGCTCCGGCTGCGCCTCCGCCACGAGCACGAGCGCATCGCCACCTCCGCGCCGTCGGCCGCCGCCGTCACCGACGAGGTCGAGGTTCAGGCCTCGGGGGTACGGATGAGCGTCGCCTACGGGTCCAACCTGGGCACCTCCGAGGACCTCGCCCAGCAGGTCGCCGACCGGGCCCGGCGCTCCGGGTTCGAGGTGACCGTGCAGACCCTCGACGAGCTGGCCGCCGACCTGCCGGCAGAGGGTCTGCTGACCGTCGTCACGTCCAGCTACAACGGCAAGGCGCCGGACAACGCGCAGGCCTTCGACGACCTCGACATCCCGGCCGGGGCGCTCGACGGCGTCAGGTTCGCGGTCCTCGGCAACGGCAACACGCAATGGGCCACCTACCAGGCGTACCCGAAGCGGGTTTTCGAGAAGCTCGCGGCGGCCGGCGCGGAACCGGTCGTCGAACGCGGCGAGACCGACGCCTCCGGTGACTTCGACGGCATGGCCACCACCTGGCTGGAGGGGCTGTGGGCGGCGCTCGCCGCCGCCTACGGGACCGCGACGGCCGCCACCACCGGGCCGCGCTACTCGGTCGAGGTGCTCGGCGAGGACCAGATCCGGCCCGCCGTGGTCTCCGGCCAGGCCCACCCGGTCATGATCATGTCGGTGGAGGAGCTGGTCGGCGACCCCACCGGGCTGTGGGACTTCACCCGGGAGGCGCCCCGGCCGGGCGTCAAGGCGATCACCGTCCAGCTGCCCGAAGGGGTCGAGTACACCGCCGGCGACCACCTGGCCGTCTACGCCAAGAACGACCCGGAACTCGTCGACTGGGCGCTGCACACGCTCCGGGTGTCCCGCGACCTGGTGATCCGTCTCGGCCAGGACGGCGAGCGGCCCAGCGGACTGCCGATCGGGATCCCGGTCACCGCCGGTCTGCTGCTCACCGACTTCGTGGAACTCCAGGAGCCGGCCACCCGCGGCCAGATCGGGGTCCTCACCGAGCACACCCAGTGCCCGTGGACCACCCGGCAGCTGGCCGCCTGGACCGCGGACACCCCGGAGGCGCGCCAGGCGTACGCCGACGAGATCCTCGCGAAGCGGGTCTCGCTGCTCTCCCTGCTGGAGCGGTTCCCCGCGGTCGAGCTGCCGTTCGGGGTGTTCCTCGAGCTCGTCGGCACGATCCGGCCGCGGTTCTACTCCATCTCGTCGTCGCCCGCCGTCGACCCGTCACTCGTGACGATCACCGTCGGCCTGGTGGACGGGCCGTCCCGCACCGGCAACGGCCGGTACCGGGGCATGTGCTCCCAGTACCTGGCCCGCCTGTCGCCCGGTGACGTCTTCTACGGGCACGTCCGGGTGCCGGCGCCGCCGTTCCGGCTGCCCGCCGACCCGGCCACGCCGATGATCCTGATCGGTCCGGGCACCGGCTTCGCCCCGCTGCGCGGCTTCCTCCAGGAGCGGGCGCTGCTGGCCGATCGCGGTCCCGCCAAGCTGTTCTACGGCTGCCGGCACCCCGAGCACGACTGGCTGTACCGCCCGGAGATGGAGCAGTGGGCCGCCGACGGGGTGGCCGACCTGCACCTGGCCTTCTCGGCGGTGCCGGACCACCCGCACCGGTTTGTCCAGGAGGCCCTCGCCGAACAGGGCGACGCCGTGTGGGAGCTGCTGGAACGCGGCGCCCACATCTACCTGTGCGGCGACGGGGCCCGGATGGCGCCGGCCGTCCGCGACGAGCTCTACGCCATCTACCGCCGCCACACCGGCGCAACGGCCGAGCAGGCGGAGTCGTGGCTGAGCTCCCTCGAGGCGGAGGGCCGCTACCAGCAGGACGTCTTCGCCTAG
- a CDS encoding serine/threonine-protein kinase → MPGPGESLGGRYRLEDRIAAGGMGEVWRAVDTVLNRPVAVKMLLAGTAGEASFRQRFEHEARAMAALRHPGVAAVYDYGSTGEGAFLVMARIDGQSLDQRLNERGPLSPAETMAVVAQAGRALHAAHRAGIVHRDVTPGNLIIEPDGNVVLVDFGVARSATSQTLTGARNVVGTACYIAPEQVSKQVVGPAADLYALGAVAYHCLTGAPPFTGDDAVTIALRHVSEVPPPLPSAVPAPVRELVEQALAKDPTDRAPSAAAMAAAATNAAGGDDVVRAALLATEPVTAPIPRRPPIRTPVDESPVIPARRPARWLPILTVVLTLLAVSMFALTVADALGWFPVGPAATSPTPAGSPSPTGFPSVSATPSPSISTGRKPPPATRPRSPRPSATSPSASSSVSSPPTSESPDAPESPAPDGPSADAG, encoded by the coding sequence ATGCCCGGCCCGGGAGAGTCGCTTGGCGGGCGATACCGGTTGGAGGACCGGATCGCCGCCGGGGGCATGGGCGAGGTCTGGCGGGCCGTCGACACCGTCCTGAACCGTCCGGTCGCGGTGAAGATGCTGCTGGCCGGAACTGCCGGGGAGGCGAGTTTCCGCCAGCGCTTCGAGCACGAGGCGCGGGCGATGGCCGCGCTGCGGCATCCGGGTGTCGCCGCGGTGTACGACTACGGCAGCACCGGCGAGGGCGCGTTCCTGGTGATGGCCCGCATCGACGGCCAGTCGCTGGACCAGCGGCTGAACGAGCGCGGCCCGCTGTCCCCCGCCGAGACCATGGCGGTGGTCGCCCAGGCGGGCCGGGCCCTGCACGCCGCGCACCGGGCGGGCATCGTGCACCGGGACGTCACGCCCGGCAATCTGATCATCGAGCCGGACGGCAACGTGGTGCTGGTCGACTTCGGGGTGGCCCGTTCGGCGACGTCGCAGACCCTGACCGGCGCCCGCAACGTCGTGGGAACGGCCTGCTACATCGCCCCTGAGCAGGTGTCCAAGCAGGTGGTCGGCCCGGCCGCCGACCTGTACGCGCTGGGCGCCGTCGCCTACCACTGTCTGACCGGGGCTCCCCCGTTCACCGGCGACGACGCTGTCACGATCGCGCTGCGCCACGTCTCGGAGGTGCCGCCGCCGCTCCCTTCGGCCGTTCCGGCGCCGGTCCGCGAGCTGGTCGAGCAGGCTCTCGCGAAGGATCCCACCGACCGGGCCCCCTCGGCCGCCGCGATGGCCGCCGCGGCGACGAACGCGGCGGGCGGCGACGACGTGGTGCGTGCCGCGCTTCTGGCCACCGAGCCGGTCACCGCCCCGATCCCGCGCCGGCCGCCCATCCGGACACCGGTCGACGAGAGCCCGGTGATCCCCGCGCGACGACCCGCACGCTGGCTGCCGATCCTCACGGTCGTACTGACGTTGCTCGCCGTCTCGATGTTCGCGCTCACCGTGGCCGATGCGCTCGGCTGGTTCCCGGTCGGGCCCGCGGCGACCTCGCCCACCCCGGCCGGCTCGCCGAGCCCGACCGGTTTCCCGAGCGTGTCCGCCACCCCGTCGCCGTCGATCTCCACCGGCCGCAAACCTCCACCGGCGACCCGTCCGCGCTCCCCGCGACCGTCGGCCACCAGCCCTTCCGCCAGCAGCAGCGTCTCCTCCCCGCCCACGAGCGAGTCCCCGGACGCCCCGGAGAGCCCGGCCCCGGACGGCCCTTCCGCCGATGCGGGCTGA
- a CDS encoding acyltransferase family protein, with amino-acid sequence MRAVAVTLVVLSHAGIAGLAGGYVGVDVFFVISGFLITTLLLKELTRTGRISLATFYARRATRLLPASTVVLLVTVVGSWLWLPATRFPSIASDAIYATFYGINWRLAHEGVQYMNADAAPSPLQHFWSLAVEEQFYLVWPLLLLIFALLWGKRRAAVVVTLCLVVVASLITSIQVTESSAPWAYFGAHTRAWELGIGALVAIGASRLAGLPRPLAAGLTWAGLAAVVASALMYDEATPFPGSAAALPVLGAAAIIAGGCAAPRGGAVTLLGTWPFQQIGKYSYSWYLWHWPILMIVPSMLDVEPNVPLNLGLSAGALVLAIGSYHLVENPVRNHAWVKKGARRGIAVGLALSMTAALVAQAGAMKPPQLAKGDAAVNTAKAVAAAAEPEAELKRIIAESAGMGELPANVTPKVQRAHYDLPKYYPSKCHLEYADVTAPGECVFGDPAGKEMVYLFGDSHAAHWYPAMDAIAEQHGWRLMVRTKSACQAPVVRTYAQVFKRPYDECSQWRDTVLAEIKRTHPKMVVIASNGNNNGGLLDAAGNRIDEGTAEERDALWVAGWAATFKAIRAKGTALVMIEDTPWPGKDAPECLAAHSDRASKCARPAAEAFAFPPRQALVSQQARKSGVTVIETRPWFCAGDVCPAVVGNILTWRDSSHITTRYAAMLAPLLDARLPI; translated from the coding sequence ATGCGGGCCGTCGCGGTGACTCTCGTGGTGCTGTCGCATGCCGGGATCGCGGGGCTGGCCGGGGGCTACGTCGGTGTCGACGTGTTCTTCGTGATCTCCGGCTTCCTGATCACCACGCTGCTGCTCAAGGAGCTGACCCGGACCGGCCGGATCTCGCTGGCCACCTTCTACGCCCGGCGCGCCACCCGGCTGTTGCCCGCGTCGACCGTGGTTCTGCTGGTCACCGTGGTGGGCAGCTGGCTGTGGCTGCCGGCGACCCGGTTCCCGTCGATCGCCTCGGACGCGATCTACGCGACCTTCTACGGGATCAACTGGCGGCTGGCGCACGAGGGCGTCCAGTACATGAACGCCGACGCCGCCCCGTCCCCGCTGCAGCACTTCTGGTCGCTGGCGGTGGAGGAGCAGTTCTACCTGGTCTGGCCGCTGCTCCTGCTGATCTTCGCGCTGCTGTGGGGCAAACGCCGTGCCGCGGTGGTCGTCACCCTGTGCCTGGTCGTGGTGGCGTCGCTGATCACCAGCATCCAGGTGACCGAGTCGTCGGCGCCGTGGGCGTACTTCGGGGCGCACACCCGGGCCTGGGAGCTGGGCATCGGCGCCCTGGTGGCGATCGGCGCGAGCCGGCTGGCCGGCCTGCCCCGGCCGCTGGCCGCCGGCCTGACCTGGGCGGGTCTCGCGGCTGTGGTGGCCTCGGCGCTGATGTACGACGAGGCCACCCCGTTCCCCGGTTCGGCCGCGGCCCTGCCGGTGCTGGGCGCCGCGGCGATCATCGCCGGCGGCTGCGCGGCACCCCGCGGCGGCGCCGTGACCCTGCTCGGCACCTGGCCGTTCCAGCAGATCGGCAAGTACTCCTACAGCTGGTACCTGTGGCACTGGCCGATCCTGATGATCGTCCCGTCCATGCTGGACGTGGAACCGAACGTACCGCTCAACCTCGGCCTGTCGGCGGGCGCGCTGGTGCTGGCGATCGGGTCGTACCACCTGGTGGAGAATCCGGTCCGGAACCACGCGTGGGTCAAGAAGGGCGCCCGCCGCGGTATCGCGGTCGGTCTGGCCCTGTCGATGACCGCCGCCCTGGTCGCGCAGGCCGGCGCCATGAAGCCGCCGCAGCTGGCCAAGGGCGACGCGGCCGTGAACACCGCCAAGGCGGTGGCGGCGGCCGCCGAACCGGAGGCGGAGCTCAAGCGGATCATCGCCGAGTCGGCCGGCATGGGTGAGCTGCCGGCGAACGTCACGCCGAAGGTGCAGCGCGCCCACTACGACCTGCCGAAGTACTACCCGAGCAAGTGTCACCTGGAGTACGCGGACGTGACCGCCCCCGGCGAGTGCGTCTTCGGCGACCCGGCCGGCAAGGAGATGGTGTACCTGTTCGGCGACTCGCACGCCGCGCACTGGTACCCGGCCATGGACGCGATCGCCGAACAGCACGGCTGGAGGCTGATGGTCCGCACCAAGAGCGCCTGCCAGGCGCCGGTGGTCCGGACGTACGCCCAGGTCTTCAAGCGCCCGTACGACGAGTGCAGCCAGTGGCGCGACACCGTCCTCGCCGAGATCAAGCGGACCCACCCGAAGATGGTGGTGATCGCCTCGAACGGCAACAACAACGGCGGCCTCCTGGACGCGGCCGGCAACCGGATCGACGAGGGCACCGCCGAGGAGCGGGACGCGCTGTGGGTGGCCGGCTGGGCCGCCACCTTCAAGGCCATCAGGGCCAAGGGCACCGCGCTCGTGATGATCGAGGACACCCCGTGGCCGGGCAAGGACGCTCCGGAGTGCCTGGCCGCCCATTCGGACCGGGCGTCGAAGTGCGCCCGCCCGGCGGCCGAGGCGTTCGCCTTCCCGCCGCGGCAGGCGCTGGTGTCGCAGCAGGCCCGGAAGAGCGGGGTCACGGTGATCGAGACCCGGCCGTGGTTCTGTGCCGGCGACGTCTGCCCGGCCGTGGTCGGCAACATCCTGACCTGGCGGGACAGCAGCCACATCACCACCCGGTACGCCGCGATGCTGGCCCCGCTCCTGGACGCCCGCCTCCCGATCTAG